From the genome of Zingiber officinale cultivar Zhangliang unplaced genomic scaffold, Zo_v1.1 ctg112, whole genome shotgun sequence, one region includes:
- the LOC122035798 gene encoding uncharacterized protein LOC122035798 has translation MVVFLFFFNFTKMSREASVGGSGEASSNSGAATPSVASTTSGTSDSKRLAVNAPGNRSDPGWKHGIAVDENPKKVQCKYCQKVINGGIYRLKHHLAGTQKDVGACKAVSDDVRKEMWKIVSSLQENLIKRAKEIEGRSSDSSPLGQYEDEEVEGAKRQRREIAKNPADLFKKRGVSSQTTINGIFKKNLREEACQGIASFFYNNAIPFHVAKSDEFKKMLDLVARHGIGFKPPSYHEIRVKYLKQQVDCTKEVIEQHKAFWKKMRCTIMTDGWTDKRRRTILNFLVNSPMGTIFLKSIDASDISKTADKIFKSMDEIVEEVGEENAMQIVTDNAANYKAAGEMLMWKRKRLYWTPCAAHCIDLMLEDFEKKIPIHKETIARGKKITTYIYSRTALISLLHHFTKEKDLIRPATTRFATSYLTLGCLNDNKGALIRMFTSKEWKSSQFAKTKDGKVIENVVMDKDFWKSIITCLRNEKPAMGFIYEEMDRAKEKIQAAFNGIKKSYLPLWEIIDARWDNQLHRPLHAAGYYLNPQFHYSPNFKADFEVKRGIYDCLQRMVESMEEVKKIDAQLEDFKYRKKFFGSAVATCGIETKTPAQWWESYGYEHPELQKFAIRVLSLTCSSSGCERNWSAFEMVHTKRRNRLKAKTMIDVVFVMANSKLAKKKELRKVNDYSIDDLASDDDWIVDDSENLDLDASNEDLVPVEEEPSSGAPHDDLELPSYDDDEVEEGGDAMEDVGDEEHMEDDYEFMNL, from the exons ATGGtggtgttcttgttcttctttaatTTCACGAAAATGAGTAGAGAAGCTAGTGTTGGTGGGTCTGGTGAAGCAAGCTCCAATAGTGGTGCAGCCACTCCAAGCGTAGCTTCCACAACTAGTGGAACTTCAGATTCCAAAAGATTGGCAGTGAATGCTCCTGGAAATAGATCTGATCCAGGTTGGAAACATGGAATTGCAGTTGATGAAAATCCAAAGAAAGTGCAATGCAAATACTGTCAAAAGGTGATAAATGGAGGGATTTATAGACTCAAGCATCATTTGGCAGGAACACAAAAGGATGTTGGAGCATGCAAGGCTGTTAGTGATGATGTCAGGAAGGAAATGTGGAAAATTGTATCCTCAttgcaagaaaatttaataaagagGGCAAAGGAGATTGAAGGAAGATCAAGTGATTCAAGTCCTCTTGGCCAATATGAAGATGAGGAGGTGGAGGGTGCAAAAAGACAAAGGCGAGAAATTGCAAAGAATCCTGCTGATCTATTCAAGAAAAGGGGTGTGAGTAGTCAAACTACCATCAATGGCATTTTCAAGAAGAATTTGAGGGAGGAAGCTTGCCAAGGGATTGCCTCTTTTTTCTACAATAATGCTATACCTTTTCATGTGGCAAAAAGTGATGAATTCAAGAAGATGCTAGACTTGGTTGCAAGACATGGTATTGGCTTTAAGCCTCCATCCTACCATGAGATTAGAGTCAAGTATTTGAAACAACAAGTTGATTGCACCAAAGAAGTTATAGAGCAGCACAAAGCATTTTGGAAGAAAATGAGATGCACAATTATGACTGATGGGTGGACAGATAAGAGGAGGAGGACTATATTAAACTTCTTGGTTAATAGTCCTATGGGAACCATTTTTTTGAAGTCAATTGATGCATCTGATATATCTAAAACAGCTGACAAGATTTTCAAGTCGATGGATGAAATTGTTGAAGAAGTTGGTGAAGAGAATGCAATGCAAATTGTCACAGACAATGCAGCAAACTACAAAGCAGCCGGGGAGATGTTGATGTGGAAGAGAAAGAGGCTATATTGGACGCCTTGTGCAGCTCATTGCATCGATTTAATGTTGgaggattttgaaaaaaagaTACCAATACATAAAGAGACAATTGCACGAGGTAAAAAGATCACAACTTACATCTATTCAAGGACTGCGCTTATTTCTCTATTGCATCATTTTACCAAAGAAAAGGATTTGATTAGACCAGCCACTACCCGTTTTGCCACATCTTACTTGACTTTGGGTTGCTTGAATGACAATAAGGGAGCATTGATTAGAATGTTTACATCCAAAGAATGGAAATCTAGTCAATTTGCAAAGACTAAAGATGGAAAGGTTATTGAAAATGTGGTAATGGATAAGGACTTCTGGAAAAGCATTATTACATGCTTGAGGA ATGAGAAGCCTGCCATGGGGTTCATTTATGAGGAAATGGACAGGGCCAAAGAAAAGATACAAGCTGCCTTCAATGGTATTAAGAAAAG TTACTTGCCTCTATGGGAAATTATAGATGCAAGATGGGATAATCAACTACATCGGCCTTTGCATGCTGCGGGCTATTACCTTAACCCTCAATTTCATTACAGTCCTAATTTTAAAGCTGACTTTGAAGTGAAAAGAGGAATATATGATTGTCTACAAAGGATGGTTGAAAGTATGGAAGAAGTAAAGAAGATTGATGCTCAACTGGAAGACTTCAAATATCGAAAGAAATTCTTTGGTAGTGCAGTAGCCACTTGTGGAATTGAAACCAAAACTCCAGCACAATGGTGGGAATCATATGGTTATGAACATCCTGAGTTGCAAAAGTTTGCTATTCGTGTTTTGAGCTTGACATGCAGCTCATCTGGCTGTGAGAGGAATTGGAGTGCATTTGAGATG GTCCACACTAAGAGAAGAAATCGTTTGAAGGCAAAAACGATGATTGACGTAGTCTTTGTGATGGCTAATtcaaaattagccaagaagaaggaatTGAGGAAAGTCAATGACTATAGCATTGATGACCTAGCTTCTGATGATGATTGGATTGTGGATGATAGTGAAAATTTAGATTTGGATGCTTCAAATGAAGATTTGGTTCCAGTTGAAGAAGAACCTAGTAGTGGAGCACCTCATGATGATTTGGAGCTGCCTAGttatgatgatgatgaagttgaagaagGTGGAGATGCCATGGAGGATGTTGGAGATGAAGAACACATGGAGGATGATTATGAATTCATGAATTTATGA